A window of Candidatus Thermoplasmatota archaeon contains these coding sequences:
- a CDS encoding ArsR family transcriptional regulator — MAGREDPVSTRQRVYASVRRYPGIHVRGLERELRISSALAQYHVRKLDEEGFIEGREQGGYVRYYPTSKGKAARVTERDIPLVGVLREQVPLHVALLLLDRGPLTHADLARELGVAKSTTSYHLAKLAEAGIVVREPGTPRLTLAERDRIYRLLLAYQPTPDFLDAFADLWSDLYG, encoded by the coding sequence GTGGCCGGTCGCGAGGATCCGGTCTCCACGCGCCAGCGTGTCTACGCGAGCGTGCGGCGATATCCCGGAATCCACGTGCGCGGCCTCGAGCGCGAGCTTCGCATCTCATCGGCGCTCGCGCAATACCATGTGCGCAAGCTCGACGAGGAAGGTTTCATCGAGGGCCGCGAGCAGGGCGGCTACGTCCGCTACTATCCGACCTCGAAAGGCAAGGCCGCGCGCGTCACCGAGAGGGACATCCCGCTCGTGGGCGTCCTTCGCGAGCAGGTGCCGCTCCACGTCGCGCTCCTCCTCCTCGACCGCGGCCCGCTCACGCACGCGGACCTCGCGCGCGAGCTGGGCGTCGCGAAGAGCACGACGAGCTACCACCTCGCGAAGCTCGCGGAGGCGGGCATCGTCGTGCGGGAGCCCGGAACGCCGCGCCTGACGCTCGCCGAGCGCGACCGGATCTACCGGCTGCTTCTCGCGTACCAGCCGACGCCCGATTTCCTCGACGCCTTCGCCGACCTCTGGAGCGACCTCTACGGTTAG
- a CDS encoding sialidase family protein — MSRSAPALVVLAVVFAGCAGAPEPASPDGPPHGVAEWRLTPERERAAEVTIAANPVDPANLVVAANSMGGFALHRTADAGASWTASRFRAEDVARLAAGAPRFQRLSDPALAFGPAGELYLAGLAFQPTSAVFVAKSHDGGATWSSVGLVDESDIVTAFNDKEWLAVGPKTGTIIVAWQKEPAQDMLRDVEMRTGLDVDIGDIVVSRSTDGGATWSKPALASRGRHNNGTQVAFTPDGRAHLLWVNYETSTLDHVVSSDDGATWSAPRAAADVKIAPPLPRYARMHTLPALVADPEQNVLHAVWHDFRHGDVDVLAATSLDGGATWAAPRRVNDDAVGNGVHQLYPWAAVDPAGALHVAFYDMREDPSKPRFRFFHASSAIPGGPFGANRPVSLEPFTAFAKAGVGPTDVDDERRSFGDYTGLAANDRGVFPAWTDGRHEVETIYVARIPPS, encoded by the coding sequence ATGTCTCGTTCCGCGCCCGCGCTCGTCGTTCTCGCGGTCGTCTTCGCGGGATGCGCAGGAGCGCCCGAACCCGCGTCTCCGGACGGGCCGCCGCACGGTGTCGCCGAATGGCGCCTCACGCCCGAGCGCGAGCGCGCGGCCGAGGTCACGATCGCCGCGAACCCCGTGGACCCCGCGAACCTCGTCGTCGCGGCCAACTCGATGGGGGGCTTCGCGCTCCACCGCACCGCGGACGCTGGCGCGTCGTGGACGGCCTCGCGGTTCAGGGCGGAGGACGTCGCGCGCCTCGCCGCGGGGGCGCCGCGGTTCCAGCGACTGAGCGATCCCGCGCTCGCGTTCGGCCCCGCGGGGGAGCTGTATCTCGCGGGCCTCGCGTTCCAGCCGACGAGCGCCGTGTTCGTCGCGAAAAGCCACGACGGCGGCGCGACGTGGTCGAGCGTCGGGCTCGTCGACGAGAGCGACATCGTGACCGCCTTCAACGACAAGGAGTGGCTCGCCGTGGGCCCGAAGACGGGCACGATCATCGTCGCGTGGCAGAAGGAGCCCGCGCAGGACATGCTGCGCGACGTCGAGATGCGGACCGGCCTCGACGTCGACATCGGGGACATCGTCGTCTCCCGGTCGACGGACGGCGGCGCGACATGGTCCAAGCCCGCGCTCGCAAGCCGCGGGCGGCACAACAACGGGACGCAGGTCGCGTTCACGCCGGACGGTCGCGCGCACCTCCTCTGGGTTAATTACGAGACGTCCACGCTCGACCACGTCGTGTCCTCGGACGACGGGGCCACGTGGTCCGCGCCGCGCGCCGCCGCGGACGTCAAGATCGCCCCGCCGCTCCCCCGCTACGCGCGCATGCACACGCTGCCCGCCCTCGTCGCCGATCCGGAGCAAAACGTCCTCCACGCGGTGTGGCACGATTTCCGCCATGGCGACGTGGACGTTCTCGCGGCCACGAGCCTCGACGGCGGGGCGACGTGGGCCGCCCCTCGCCGCGTGAACGACGATGCCGTCGGGAACGGCGTCCATCAGCTCTACCCGTGGGCCGCCGTCGATCCGGCGGGCGCGCTCCACGTGGCCTTCTACGACATGCGCGAGGACCCCTCGAAGCCGCGATTCAGGTTCTTCCATGCCTCGTCGGCGATCCCAGGCGGCCCCTTCGGCGCGAACCGGCCGGTCTCCCTCGAGCCTTTCACGGCCTTCGCGAAGGCCGGGGTCGGACCGACCGACGTCGACGACGAGCGGCGGAGCTTCGGCGACTACACCGGGCTCGCCGCGAACGACCGCGGCGTCTTC
- the msrA gene encoding peptide-methionine (S)-S-oxide reductase MsrA, with amino-acid sequence MPSRRETATLGGGCFWCLEAAYEQLSGVESVVSGYAGGHVENPTYEAVCDGETGHAEVVQVTFDPAVVSYREILEVFFSIHDPTTKDRQGNDVGPQYRSIVLTHSDAQRQTAEAVMKEIESEGIWDRPLVTEVAPLTTFYPAESYHQGYYRRNPLQPYCLGVVRPKLAKFRSKWASKLKR; translated from the coding sequence GTGCCATCCCGACGCGAGACCGCCACCCTCGGCGGCGGTTGCTTCTGGTGCCTCGAGGCCGCGTACGAGCAGCTCTCCGGCGTCGAAAGCGTCGTGAGCGGCTACGCGGGCGGTCACGTGGAGAACCCCACGTACGAGGCCGTCTGCGACGGCGAAACGGGCCACGCGGAGGTCGTGCAAGTTACGTTCGATCCCGCGGTCGTGTCCTACCGCGAGATCCTCGAGGTCTTCTTCTCGATCCATGATCCCACGACGAAGGACCGCCAGGGGAACGACGTGGGTCCGCAGTACCGGTCGATCGTCCTCACGCATTCCGATGCCCAGCGGCAGACCGCGGAGGCCGTGATGAAGGAGATCGAGAGCGAAGGGATCTGGGACCGGCCCCTCGTGACGGAGGTGGCCCCGCTCACGACGTTCTACCCCGCCGAGTCGTACCACCAGGGCTACTACCGCCGCAATCCCCTCCAGCCCTACTGCCTGGGCGTCGTGCGGCCGAAGCTCGCGAAGTTCCGCTCGAAGTGGGCCTCGAAGCTCAAGCGCTGA
- a CDS encoding PGF-CTERM sorting domain-containing protein — protein sequence MARNIRTFLAGFVTLAIATSLLPGAFAAEHAGEGMGKTLRVTAHDEGTEYWFEIEGMPGRNPTMMLEPGKNYTVMFHNNGSQMNNLKIGAPLNVSSPMVAAGKNATMNVTVPMNATGTGQYWSDPFRLMGMEGMVQYGAMNQTGDPNGNQTGGPDETVAPTPTPGFGAVFALAAIGAALVAVRALRRR from the coding sequence ATGGCACGCAACATCCGAACGTTCCTCGCAGGGTTCGTGACGCTCGCGATCGCGACGTCGCTCCTGCCCGGCGCCTTCGCCGCTGAGCACGCGGGCGAGGGAATGGGCAAGACCCTGCGGGTGACCGCACACGACGAGGGAACGGAGTACTGGTTCGAGATCGAAGGCATGCCGGGGCGCAACCCCACCATGATGCTCGAGCCGGGGAAGAACTACACCGTCATGTTCCACAACAACGGCTCGCAGATGAACAACCTGAAGATCGGCGCGCCGCTCAACGTGAGCTCGCCGATGGTGGCCGCGGGCAAGAACGCGACGATGAACGTGACGGTCCCGATGAACGCGACCGGGACCGGCCAATACTGGTCCGATCCGTTCCGGCTCATGGGCATGGAGGGAATGGTCCAGTACGGCGCCATGAACCAGACCGGCGACCCGAACGGCAACCAGACGGGCGGCCCCGACGAGACGGTCGCTCCGACGCCCACGCCGGGCTTCGGTGCGGTCTTCGCGCTCGCCGCGATCGGAGCCGCGCTCGTGGCCGTCCGCGCCCTGCGCCGCCGCTGA